A portion of the Magnolia sinica isolate HGM2019 chromosome 17, MsV1, whole genome shotgun sequence genome contains these proteins:
- the LOC131231239 gene encoding caffeoylshikimate esterase: MELEYQEEYIRNSRGVQLFTCRWLPTSSPKALVFLCHGYGMECSGFMRGCGMRLARAGYGVFGIDYEGHGRSRGARCYIKKFENIVNDCDDFFKSICEQEEYREMGRFLYGESMGGAVALLLHRKGPTFWNGAVLVAPMCKISEKVKPHPVVVNILTRVEEIIPKWKIVPTKDVIDSAFKDPVKREEIRSNKLIYQDKPRLKTALEMLRTSMSLEDSLHKVTLPFFVLHGEADTVTDPGVSRALYDQAGSSDKTMKLYPGMWHGLTSGEPDDNVEAVFTDIIAWLDKRTGDTLLIQPVQRSQSTPVETHVTSNVNRRRRTRNQGSFLCGWKGRMHHHSAM; this comes from the exons ATGGAGCTCGAGTATCAAGAG GAGTATATCAGGAATTCTAGAGGGGTGCAGCTTTTTACATGTAGATGGTTGCCTACTTCTTCACCAAAAGCCCTTGTTTTCCTCTgtcatg GATATGGCATGGAATGCAGCGGCTTCATGAGAG GGTGTGGGATGAGGCTAGCCCGAGCAGGATACGGAGTGTTCGGGATCGATTACGAAGGGCATGGACGGTCCAGAGGCGCCCGATGTTACATTAAGAAGTTTGAGAACATCGTCAACGACTGTGATGACTTCTTCAAATCCATATGCG AGCAAGAAGAATACAGAGAGATGGGCAGGTTCTTATATGGAGAGTCAATGGGGGGAGCTGTGGCACTTCTACTCCATAGAAAGGGTCCCACATTTTGGAATGGTGCAGTGCTTGTTGCACCCATGTGCAAG ATATCGGAGAAGGTGAAGCCGCATCCGGTGGTAGTGAACATTTTGACTAGAGTTGAAGAGATCATACCCAAATGGAAGATTGTCCCCACCAAGGACGTTATTGATTCTGCTTTCAAAGATCCCGTTAAGCGAGAAGAG ATCAGAAGCAACAAGCTGATCTATCAAGACAAACCCAGGCTCAAAACAGCCCTAGAAATGCTTAGAACGAGCATGAGCTTGGAGGACAGCTTACATAAG GTGACACTCCCATTTTTCGTGCTACATGGGGAAGCCGACACCGTGACCGACCCAGGCGTGAGCCGGGCACTATATGATCAAGCAGGGAGTTCTGACAAGACCATGAAGCTCTACCCAGGAATGTGGCATGGCCTGACAAGCGGAGAGCCAGACGACAATGTCGAGGCTGTGTTCACTGACATCATTGCATGGCTTGACAAACGGACCGGCGACACCTTGCTGATCCAACCAGTCCAACGGTCCCAATCGACTCCTGTTGAGACTCACGTAACATCTAACGTTAACCGGCGGAGGCGCACTCGCAATCAAGGTAGCTTTCTATGTGGGTGGAAGGGTAGAATGCACCACCACTCAGCAATGTAG